The Arachis ipaensis cultivar K30076 chromosome B05, Araip1.1, whole genome shotgun sequence nucleotide sequence ctctcagcttctagttggctcttcaagtcttgggcctttggatcttgagtttgaagcagttctcttcttcatttgggcttggctttacttgcagagagaaaatgtgaagtgggcagagactttagctcaggacgttaggggtgttatccatccccaacgttagtgacaatgttgagtgtcactaacgttggccattctttcactcatcaacgttagcttccacgttaactaagttaacgtggaagttaacgtggctccttggggggttgtgtggttgcttctaacgttagtgacaatgttgggtgtcactaacgttgtcgaccatgcttgcttcttacgttacactacaagaaaaacacccattcaggtacacttgaaaagtgtagccaaaagtgaaaaaaaatgatgccttaggctacagctacgctttttgggctacggctacgctttttggggtgattcctattcggccgttgcctattctcaaaggctacgcttttctgcaccaagggctacgcttttggcatttgggaataggctacgcttttcaagtgatgctgtccaagaccaaaggctacacttttcagctttcatttttccagaataggctacgcttttcaacgctactgcatcacttgtaaagcgtagccacattgtataccatagctactttttataagcgtagccttaggtccctctttttttttgtatactttCATAACAAAGCCACTGTCAAAGGCTTCAGTTCAAACAGAAAGGTGCTGGAAGCTTAAGGGCACGCTTGTAATTTAACTTGGTCTTCAGTGATTATTGTGTAGAAGTGGAATTTCCATCAACAACCCAATACTGCTTTACAGCAATTAGTATCTTCTCAGGAACAAGAGGACCATCTTCATGGTCAACCATTTTGGTATCCCATCTCATTCCTGCAACTATTTTCTTTACCTTTATTAAGGTATCGACTTTATCGCGGAATATGACGGCGCCTTCTGGCCGCAAGATCCGGTTCATCTCCAGAAGAATGTCTTCTGCATTACATCTGCATTTCATCAAACAAATATGCTTGAGGCTTACGAATGGACGCAAAAAGAGGAAAATCAGAACCAAGTAATTGATCAAAACATTCAGAAAACTCTATTTTTTGAACCTTATGATCAAGAGTCATCTTTGAAGGTCATATAAGGAAAACTATAATTGCAAGATAAGAAGATGCAGGAGAGGATTTAGAATTGAATTAGATAATTAGTTGAATAGTGGTTTGACCAAATAAACACTTACTTATCCTTGTACAGACTAAAGAGGCCATTGGCATGAATGAGATCATATGTCGTTGGATATGTTGAAAAGGCTTCACACCTGAATTTGAAAAATACAAACATAAATAAGGAATCCAACTAATAGTATAAGATTCGTACAGCTACATCATATATTTCAACATTAAACGAAAAGATGCCATAAATATAACCCAAGAAAGAAGCTAGAAAGCGATACCAATCATGATAAATGCCAATCAAGCCGCGCTCATATATGACCCCCAGGGTACTTTTCTCAGCTGTGGTAGGCACAACGTTCATGACCCATAACTTAGGAGATTGAATAGCTGCAGCAAAACTACCCAACCCAGCATTCATATCCATAATGTTTCGATATCTTCCGGTATccaatattctattaattttcttgtcattGAAGCAAATTAGTTCCACTCTTCTTGTCATACAATATTGTTCACGAAATAGTCTGATTCCAGCAGCCAAAACACAAACATTTGTGGATTAGAGATTCTTACTAATTAAAGTAATTTacccatcaatatataatattaaattacaatgTGTCAAACTTTCAAAGTTGACTCTTTGTACTACTAAAGTActtgttttctattttctttcttttccttttgaaTTCAGGCATTATCATATTGAAATTGGTACAGTAGCTCAGTAGCACATGTTTGAAAGTGCCATTTGAAACTTGAAGTAGATTCACAAAAACCAGGACTGAGAATTATTAGATAAACATTACCAATCAAGAATACATAACACAACATAAGGAACCAAAAAAAGATAAACATTACCAGACACTTAAGATCGATAACACGACATAAGATCTTCGACGGAAGATCgtatttgagagagagagagagagagagagagagagactacCTGGCACCAGGGAAAAGAGGACGAAGAGAGAACAGTTCAGCCATTATAGCGCCCACTGCCCACATGTCTAAATGAGTGACAGAAAATTCAGTAAATAAAATGGTACTTATAAACTGCACAACACACAACTGAACAATTTACATACAAAAGTTGAAAGCACTTACCACCATGTGGAGACATACTCAGTGTAGGGTGGTTGTGAACTGGTCTCACGTGCTAGGCCAAAATCAGCAATTTTTATGATATCCTTGGTAACCAGCAAGTTCTCTGCAAAAAAATGAGTATACATTGTGTCAAAACAAAACTTGCAATGAAGTGATAAAATTAATCAGAATAGACCATAGTATAAATCTCCATTTGCTGCACAATAACAACTTCATTAAAATGTCAACCTAAATGATTCATAATTGATAGAAAAGCTAGGTAATTCTTGagaagtttgaaaaaaaaaaatcagcaacAATATCAACTCAGCCAGAGCATTCCAAATTTCAAATATTCACAAACAAACCAACAAATCATGAAACAGAAACTATAGATATTCAATTAGAGCACCTAAATCTGGAGGAAACAATCCTCATCAATTTGATCAAGACACATAGTCTAATCACAATTAAGACACAAAAGCACATAGTCTAATCCAAATAGAAACCGGAACCTGAAGAAGAGATCTGGGGAGATTGCAGCAGAACTTTTCAAAGGAGAGAATTGCATCCGCACCCTTGGCATCGAAAACGGCACCGATGAAACGCCTGCAGAGACATCGAAATTGAAATGAGAATGAAATGAaagttggagagagagagaggttgggAGTATGAACAGGAAGTAATCGTAGAAGCCGAAAGTGAGGACAGGAGCACGACAAGCCCTAGCAGCGGCGGCGGCTTCAATTGACCCCAGGAGTGACGACAGTGCACGGCGGAACAACCTCTTTCTCTCTCGCGTCGCGTCTTCGTCCTCTCTTTCCATCTCGTCTGCGAAtcgtctttctctctctctcctctgaaCTCCCTCCTCCACGACGGCGATGGCGGCGGCTGCAGCGGCGTTGGGGCGGTGACCCCCTCTCACTCTCTATTCTCTCGGTCGTGCTCTCATCTTTGTCTTCCTCCTCTCCTCCCTCTGGTTCACTCATTCTCTCGGATctgggtgtgtgtgtgtgaaagggTGCGTGAGTTAGGGTTAGGCATTTGAACAATTAATTGGAAGGTGAGTTAGGGTTAATCGATCGAATTGAAAGGGGAAGGACGATTAGAAGCGCAGAGATAATAATGATGAGGTCGGCGCAGCGACAAGGAGGAGGGCGAAGAGGAGCGACGGTGAGTGGTCATGGTGAGTGTGCAGCGAGAGGGTTTCTTCTCTGATGGTGAGAGGGTTTCTTAAGGCTACTAAGTGTGAGTTTGGAAGggacaaaaattttactaagtgtgTGAGTTTGCTTTTGGGAAACTGAGGAAAAAAATTTATCAAGTGTAAGCTTTTGGCtttagatacattaggcatcacttttaaagtgcacccaaaacttaataaataggctactcTTTAAAAGCGCTCTCTTTAATACAAAAAGTGAACCCATAGATATTAacatacggctacgctttataagtgatttctataatacctaaggctacactttttaaatgatgccagaattgtgtttccttttcttttataAAACGACAACactgagaaaagcgtagcctattctatgaataggctacgcttttcaaatgtagcttaaaaaaagtgtggctgaatgggtatttttcttgtagtgttagctcccacgttaaccaagttaacgtgggagttaatgtgatatgtttctccttaggccaacgttagtgacaatgttgaatgtcactaacgttggcgtttctccccctttctaacgttagaggccacgttaactaagttaacgtggactctaacgtggccacttatgagcatttgccaacgttagtgacaatgttaagtgtcactaacgttggctcaacttcccttctccacgttagagttcacgttaacttagttaacgtgactcttaacgtggtcaatgatggctttgagagcgttattggcaatcatttttctcattaactttgcaagttacctcccattccttgcttcctttggtcctgaaatcaagtaatagagcgcatcaaagttctagtccaagtcatgggcaatgcaacatacaatttgtcactaaacttatgcaaaatcctcatgaaataatgtaaaatgcacaatgtatgcttgaatcaaggtgtaagtgaatatctacccaaaactagcttatttcctaaggaaatgcatgaaactaacctaaaaacagtaaagaaaaggtcagtgaaactggccaagatgccctggcatcaaggaggattcgtgagtgctcggaaagacgtagtgggacatgatatgtgcccatacgcgagcctccaaggtaagtgctgaagccgatattcccttaggacgggaacggtggtatccgtagatccatctactgccaggtagtgcgataactctgagaacggtgtccTAGTCAAAtcggtacatctggcgcttgagtgaggcttcttgaaaggcgtccaatccttctggagcagggggaagatctggagcttgttgaatggcctcttctgtaatggggatttgcttctgacgtacatagacagactgcagggttggcaggtggaaattagagtagaactcaactacccaagaaagattaacctaccttggctgtctctggaggaaaccccattgtcttcgttcaatttgcggctcaacaaaggtagcaatattgggcgggaggataagaaggtattcgttgttgtagcttcgttctgccaggatagggaacatctgctcacagtagcgattgggaaatcgcgcagtgtctttCGCTGGGAAGGGcttttctttttcatcaacctttataatcttcttaattctttttgttgagggtttaactgcaGTTAAAgaaggttctgccactaatgctctttttgttcctcttcttgctggttgtttgggagtagctttctctttgcctttcttggtggccatcctgaaaagggaaaaagaaagtaacatgaattcaaagggacagagcaaggaagaggatggtataagtgataatcaatgcacggtaaagaggatgtcgttaacacatggtcatgactacatgtgaaaagttcaccaatggaaatatagaaagtgcatttgatgacaattaaatgaaaggtgtttattggcatgcaggcaaaggcatgagtagcatagatcaagcatttaatttgttaaatatgttatcactcgtaacaaactaaccatcatgtttgtattgacaattaaattaaattaataaaatagtaaagggaatttatgaaaagcaagcattgaatagtagaatagaataatgtagaaaatgcataatgccatttgggctttttcacaaacacgtagcctgcatgatgaataaactattgaaaataataatttgaacatgcaagcaaccctttaaaaagtaatatataattgtcaaacaattttgcaacaatccacaagcatataatgagaaataatgactcaattaaatttctaacaccaattaaaagaaaaagaagaagaaagaaaaagaaaatatgaataatgaaagtaaaaagaaaagaaaagaagaaaacataaaaaaaataagaaagataatagaaaagtaaggaaggaagaagaaaagaaaaaccttgttaatggtggtaagagagaaagtagaaagtgagaaagaaggaagaaggaagaaggaagaaataaggagggaaaagagaaaataggatttggggagaagaaagataagatatttggcaaatcagggtaagctgtgcggcgcaagcgacgcggacgcgtaggtgacgcgttcgcgcgaaTTGCACTTATTCGGATTGACGCGGTcgtgtcggtcacgcggtcgcgtgacacgttttatgctactggcgcgagggcagcctcgcgctcgcacaagtgTCTGTTCgaaatcttattttgccaaaatatgggtgacacgatcgcgtgggtcatgcgaccgcgtgagtggccaatactgggatatgacgcggacgcgtggggcacgcgttcgcgtggtaaggacTGTGCGTCTAGccccagtccagcaccactctagcacaactttcggctatgcacccttttcacgtcgattttcaggtcacctggccgcgtgggtgacgcggtcgcgtgggaggcaaaTTTTTCacctgacacgaacgcgtggggcacgcctccagccatgctctcgcgtgactttttgCTCGCTTTATTATTCtttctgagccacctgcgacgcgggcgcgtcattgatgcggtcgcgtcgcgtgaaattttttttttttgaaataaaaatatgcaaatgcagatgcgaGCTAAATGTGTGaataaggagaagagttattgaaaaagaaaactgcgaataaagaaaagaaccatcataccatggtgggttgtctcccacctagcactttgctttaacgtccgtaagttggacgctccactagctcagtcttcggctatatgtggatcttccaagaggaagatctcgagctccttgtttttcttcaacttcttgccatggtacagctttaaacgatgtccattaactttgatgagttcagagcttgaaggatgacttaggtgaaaaactccgtacggctcggccttctctactctgtatggaccttcccatcttgatctcaacttgcctggcatgagccttagtcgagatttataaaggaggactaaatccccaggttggaactctcttctcttgatgtgcttatcatgtacagccttcatcttctccttgtacaaccttgagttctcataagcttccaggcgaaggctttctaattcttgcagttgcaatttcctttcagctccggctgtttcaaatcccatgttgcactcttttactgcccaaaaggctttgtgctctacttcaactgggagatgacaggcttttccataaactaagtggaaaggactcatcccaatgggtgtcttgtatgctgttctgtatgcccaaagtgcatcttgtagcctggtgctccagtctctcctatgaggtttgactatcttctgtaatATATGctttattccacctctgattttcctgattgtctctgcctcatctgttattgttgtccctccaattcttgttagaattatctctccaattcttgttagaattgtcctgccatccatggttgtaactgccaccttgattgtacccttggttggggtggtcatagaagttatgagtggctgccacggtgttatcttcctgctggagctgtggacattcatcagtataatggctataatcagcacagattctgcaaactctctgtgggactaactgttggctttgctgtggtggagaaggttgagcttacggactttgttgttgattcaattgcatctgctttagtaagttggtcatttcacagatactctgagttagagcagcagtctctctactagaggatacttctgcaacaactTTTGAACGACCTTATTTCttcctgtgattccgagtagattcagctaagtcgctgatcaattgccatgcctcatcagtggtcttgtactttttcatagacccattgctagcactttccaatgtagtcttatcttggggcctcatgccctgtgttacttagccgagcaacactatcttgtcaatcatatggtggggacataCTTCCAGatgattgttgaagcgctcccagtattcatagagagtcccggattcgtcctg carries:
- the LOC107641851 gene encoding probable methyltransferase PMT2; amino-acid sequence: MDMNAGLGSFAAAIQSPKLWVMNVVPTTAEKSTLGVIYERGLIGIYHDWCEAFSTYPTTYDLIHANGLFSLYKDKCNAEDILLEMNRILRPEGAVIFRDKVDTLIKVKKIVAGMRWDTKMVDHEDGPLVPEKILIAVKQYWVVDGNSTSTQ